aaatacccttagcaacccccgtccacgacaggtgctgagtccaaactatagtactatcgttgctaaggtgtcaggcaacaatcactgtgtaaacataacatacaagcattcatcgagtaacacgtataacatgcagagtcGGTTAGCATATAAAAGGGTTTGCGTCGTGTGATCGATGTGATttagtataagtaacgtatgtaacacccaaaagtgtgtaaagaaaaaagggatcgagtatactcacagatagcatTTAATaactaaacactctcttggattgaagggagcgctgagagattagcctaaacagttaacgatagcataagcgatgaacaTGGCGTTAAACGGAGACGAGTGTACTGAgtgacgaatggtcatccgattggatgacaatccggacggatggtcattcggtcggattaacattcgtttgggatggatgtgtttgtgtatgatggctttgaagttttcgttgtagcattttaaaaacggagaagtatctctacctttcaggtcgtccggtcgaacggtcgttcgattgGATAGCGATCCGTCCGGCGAGGTAtctctcagagaacaagttcacagcaggatggtcattcgatcggatagtcttccgatcggatgaccattcacTGGGTTTTGACATGTTTTGAAAATGTTGTAAAATGTTCAAGTGTTTGGGACCATGTGTCATCCAATCGGAGTGTCGTTCGATCGggcggcaatccgatcggacggcagtccgttcAGTGACTTGCTCGTTTTGAAATTTGTGAAGTTTGAAGGTTTgcggtttgatcgagacggtatgacaacgtgtttAAACAACGGAACCCTATCAAGTCCGAGTCATCCGACCGAaatgggaatcaccccagtccgaTCGGTTAACCGttcttgacggttgttcatgtttaacccgctAAGTTGGTTATCTTGTTAATAGGAATCAGATCTCAGACAGACACTTCACTAGGAAtcgagtagaaggcctgaacgagctccgattctatcggttttaagtgcaagagtgtaaaagagttgaaagaaagttatgaaAACATCTTTTACTCCTTATTAATCTTGAAAACGTTTAGATTTAGATGAAATTAGTGTTTAATCATTTGGAAATCtattagatctgagttgttcttggtggaatgaggccaaatcttgaagttcataagaaccccatgatgacatcaccctagaacacctcaaaccagtccatttcatggttaaaagtgaagatttgatggtgaaaaagatgaagaagtgtgtgtagatcatagaagtacaagatttgaggtagaaacttacaagaatcgcgagaaatcgagagaaaagagggCTGGAACGTGCTGGTCgacgagagagctgtcacatcactgtttgtgatgtgacaggtggTATTTATAGGTGTCCAAAAGAGGAAAGCGGGGCACAAGTGATGGATCGGATGGCAacccgatcgaatggtcattcgattgaAGGGTTGCCGCGAGTTGTGTTTCGATATTTCGTTTCGTATGTTGGgcgttgcgatgcgtttgagCGAGTGTCGATTAAGCGATGTGTTAGATTTAAATAACAGTCACACAAATAACCCAACTAACATAAACAACcttcgtttagcgtttgcgattttGATTGTGTTGCGAGAGTTGCGATTGtgttttcgattaatcaccacaaacacaaataaacatgaacaagtaacacataaattgcacacacacacgtaaaactaTATTCAGAACACATAAAtcaagttgcgaatgcgattgcgatgcgattagcgataaactGCGATTATTAcatatactccacataatacaactaaagcattCATTCAAATTAaaggattcgattacaagtcaagaaGTACAATCAGAAACTAAGCAAgaagtgacagatcgcaattagcaatttTGTCTtcctttgacttgtactttgactttcaaaacacAGCTTGTTACATGGAGTGTTTAATTTTTCAAAGAGAAAAGTGCCCgtatagtccctgtggtttgctctgttttcacatatagtccctaactttctaaaattacagctatagtccccaacttttgcaatttcgttcccgaATAGTCTCTGGCGCGGATTAAGGTTAGTTTTTGATGTTAAATAGATGCGAAATGACATCATTGCCCTtactaaaaaataattaaaacattaaaaattaagtgggcccacctctattatttaaTTTAAGCACCCCTTTCTTCTTCTTTACAAACCACCACCGCCAGCAACTAACCTCCACCATCACCACAACCTTCTACCTCCACGTCGCCTCCCCTACACCACTGCCCGAGAAAACATTGGAAACCACCGTCACCTGAACAATCTTCTTTCAAAACTTTTTTAACCAACAAACTCCCCAAAATTCACagaattcaaaatcaacaagattAGTTGAAATAAGTGATGGAAATCACTTTTCATTCCGTACCTGCTTCTAGATGATATAGTCCCAAAAAACCCACCAAAATTCTTCTTGATTCACGCATTAGGAGATATACTCCCTGATTCCACAACAAGTATACTAGAAGTTTTTATACTACTTTCATACATCTAAAGACTCAGAAAAGAACAAGAAACAAGGTTTGAACCATTCTTTCTCAAGAAGGGTTCCTAGATTGGATGGGTTTCAGATTGTTCGGGTTCGATTGAAACAAATGAGGGGTTGCAAGTTTGAACCCCTATGTAACTCCGACGATTTGCAGCGAGTTATGATGGAGGAGACGATTTAGTTCCATGGAATGAAGGTGGAGGAGGGTGGAGATTGGTTGTAGGCGGTGGTTACCGGTGAACGAAGAGGTGGTGGAGAAGAGGTGGAGGCAGTTTTCTGAGTAGAGAGAGGGAATTACGGTGGGGCTATATGTATTCTTTAATTTCTTAATGtttatttattagtttttttaatataaaggGTAATGGTGTAATTTCACATTCACTTAATAGTTAATGCCAAAAACTAACCTTCATCCAACGCAGGAACTATCCGgaaacgaaattgcaaaagttggggactataactttaattttagaaagttagggactataaatgaaaatgaaaatgaagcaaactacagggactatccgggcatttttctctttttcaAATGAGTTACTTAAAGATTAACCACTCCgtcaatgatctctagatcaagtggtggatggcttgcatttctcttgagagatgcaagttcGACTCCCATTTGGTGCAGAGTGAGACACTCGTAGGCAATGATAGAAGACCCAGgcaaacctgggttggatccttgagccaaacgggttttaccggtaatatcacggtcgtgcctacgggcgggtgtgttaccgggttttccccggaattggtggtggactcgggttactctcggagtactccgtttgtccagtaaGTGCCCCGAGAGTGTTCgagattgagtttgttggccgttaaaaaaaaaaaagattaaccACTCCAAAGTTTAAAAATATCTATTTACAACCGGTTTAATTAGAAAACATGTAAAGCACCAAAAAATTCCCTCTGCACAACTGACAAACAAATTAAAAACTCAAATTAAAACCAAGTAACGGAGCATCAACACCCAGGacacaaaacaaacacaaacacgcCGTAAAATCAACCACCGTCAACTGCCACCTCACCACCGTCTTCCCCAACCCTAACTCTACTGATCTCTTCAAATCATTCATCAAATCTGTAATCTGTATCTATATTTTACAATACACACACATCATTCAACTTCACCAACAATAACCGCCTCAATCATTCAACATCCACACCTGTATTCTCAGATCTGCTTCCTCAAATGGACGATTTCGGCATTTTAGCTAGAGATTTCGGATTCAAACCACAAGGAAAATCCGCTCCGATGAAATCCGACGCAGCCGGTGGCCGTGGCCGGAGCAGACCTCCGTCGTCATCGCCGCCGCCGTTCAACGACGATTTCTCCAATTCGGTGAAGTTCACCAACAGTAACGCTAGATCAACACCTGTGACGTCGGATATTGATTACGATTCGATTTTTAACAATTCGTATACTAACAATGAAGCTAAAAGCAAATCCGTTGGTTCGAGTTTGCCGGTTTATGATGAGGATATTTTTGATGGATTGCCAGGGATGAAAAGTAAATCGTTGTATTCTGATAATGTTTTTGCATCGTTGACATCTCCGCCTAAACCGAGTCAACTGAGGGATGATTTTGATGATTTGTTAGGGAATTTAGGTCGAACGGAGACAGTTGACTCGGTGAAGGAGAAGGATAGTAGGAGTTCAAGAGGTTTGGATGATTTGTTTTCTGGACTTGGAAGCGGTGGTGGTTCGGTATCCGGTAGCAGGTATTGTAGTTGTTGTATTGATTAATTTGAGTATAAGAAGCATAACTAGTAATGGTAGAAGGTGTTTTAAGTACTCGTATTAGGATGCTTAGTGAAACTCATAAGTTGTATTAAGAAATTGATATGTAGGAGTATGTGCCTTTAACTCTAGGGAAATTAGATTCATTAGTATCGGTTAAGTTGAATCGTAATTGTTTGCGTTTTGTCTTTATGTTGCTCAGAAAGCAAATGTTAATAAACCACTGGAAGATATAGTTATCGGATGACTTAAGTCCGAGTTTTGATGTTTAGAAGGTGTTGCTAGGACTATAAAACGAATGTATTGTGGAAGGGTGTGCAGTCATGGGATTCAACTTAATTTCTAAGCGGTGTATGCTACATTTTAGTTTTGGGGTATTTTCTAGCTTTCTATCTATAAGTCTGCCACATAAGGATGCTAGTAGCACATAGATAGATGCACAAGTTCTTGCTTCGTTTATATATTCCTTTATCTCTTTAGAGTTTAGACTTATGTGTTTTTGCAAGAAGATTAATGCCAATTATACTGTAAAATATATCAAGATGGAATGAGATGAAAACCGAGCACAGCTGTACATGTGAGATTGTATCCATCAACATGAAGGTGTTCAAAAGTTTAGAGTCTTGTGTTGATTGGAAGCATGCCAAGAGATCCCCTAATGAGAAAAGATGACAGCTGTACTTAGAAACTGATGTGATCTGACATTATTGATGATAACAGTGCATAACAAATATGACATCTGAACATTTTTTGTAAATTTGCTGACTGTCAGTTAGTTACTTGTCCATAATATCATTTATCTTTTTCACAGGCCGACTTCAGAGTCAGTGCCAGCATCAACTAGCAACAACACAAAGGCAATGGATGATCCTTTTGTGGTTCTAGAGTCTACATCAACCCCTGTCACGTCATCCCAGAGTGTTTTCATTGATCCACCGGAAACAATTCACAAGGTTAGTAAAACCGGTAGCACAAATGCTGGAGGATCGTCTGTAAATAGCGGTATGTTCGATGACATAGACCCCCTTCATGGGTTTGGTAAGCCTGCACCCACATTCCCAAGTGATACCAATACCAAAAGAAAGGATCATAGCCCTTCTAAAGAGGATAAATCTTCTGTTAAATATTCTGAAAGCGAATCACAGAAGGTGCATGTAGAAGATTTTCAAGAATCTCAGCAACCTATCTTTGACATGCCACCTGTCAATAAATTCTCTCAGAGATCTGTTGATCGGGCTACGTCTCCACCTTTATACACAGAGACAAATTCTCGAGCATCATCAGAAGAAAACGTGCAGCCGCTTGATGATATATGGCTCATCGTTTCAGAGATACCTCTTTTCACACAACCAACCAGAGCTCCACCGCCATCAAGACCACCACCTCCGATACCTAGGCATGCTTCAAAGTCTGTAAGAGGTTCTTTCGTTTCAAATACGACAACATTCGGGAATGATTACTCTGCTTCCCCTAAATACTCGAGTTTTAACCCGTTCCAACCCGCAGCCAAAAGTCCCATGTCTTCTTCATTAGACGAGTTTGAGAATGGTGAAGAGATGGATTCAAACTCGGCTTCTGCTGCAATGAAGGATGCTATGGACCGGGCCGAGGCTAAATTTAGGCATGCAAAGGAACTACGGGAAAGAGAACATGCAAAAGCTTCTAGAAATAAAGATGACTTGTCTacagaagagagagagaaaagtaGACTTGAAAGGGAAAAAGGTAGACAAGCTGTAGAGAGGGCTACACGGGAAGCTCGTGAAAGAGCTGCATCTGAGGCACGTGAGAAAGCATCTGCTGAAGCTCGTTTAAAATCTGAACGTGCTGCAGTTCAGAGAGCACAGGCTGAGGCCCGTGAGCGAGCAGCTATTGATGCAAAGGGAAGAGCAGAACGCGCTGCTGCAGAAGCGACTGAAAAGGCTGCTGTAGAAGCCAGAGAGAAAGCAGCAAGGGTGAAAGCCGCTGTTGCAAGGGCTGAAGGAGAGGTAAGGCGTAGAGCGGAACGCGCCACTGTAGATAAGGTTGCAGCTGAGGCTAGACAGAGAGCCGCTGCTGAAGCTCGAGATAGGGCGGCTGCAGCTGCTGCCGCCAAGATGAACCAACAAAAGAATGATGATGACCTTGAATCGTTCTTCAGTTCCCGACCAAGCAGTGCCCCAAGACCCAGGGCGACCTCTTCTGTAAGTAGTAAATAAATGATGTCTTATGTGTGTGTAGGGGTGGGTTCAATTGAGAACCATTAAATAATTAGAAACCAAAGGAAACACTTTGGCCTTTGATCCAGGAGCAGATGAGAAGGAAGGGATGGTCATTATTCCTGGAGGGGAAACAATCCATAGAAAATTTTGAAATATGATCCGAAGGCCAAAACGTGGGTCATTTGGTTTTTAATTAGCTAACTAGTAAATAGACTCGCGCatgttgcggcgcgggtacattaCAAACATTGAACAGATCAGTGCAAACATTATGTGACCCGCGATTGATGCACAACAATTAAAAGGGGCTTATTATATTATAGCTTTAAAAAAATAGAAACCACACGAAATGCAGAGTAACTCGAATTTATGCCGTCGAATGAAATGTATTATATTTAACGACGCTCGGCTTGGTACGTAACGAAAGCGTATTGTACTTTCACTTACTCGTTTTCCAAGAGAAGTTTTTGTCTAAACGTTGGTCAACTAGAATTTATACGGACAAGTACA
The Helianthus annuus cultivar XRQ/B chromosome 6, HanXRQr2.0-SUNRISE, whole genome shotgun sequence genome window above contains:
- the LOC110865787 gene encoding auxilin-related protein 1, translating into MDDFGILARDFGFKPQGKSAPMKSDAAGGRGRSRPPSSSPPPFNDDFSNSVKFTNSNARSTPVTSDIDYDSIFNNSYTNNEAKSKSVGSSLPVYDEDIFDGLPGMKSKSLYSDNVFASLTSPPKPSQLRDDFDDLLGNLGRTETVDSVKEKDSRSSRGLDDLFSGLGSGGGSVSGSRPTSESVPASTSNNTKAMDDPFVVLESTSTPVTSSQSVFIDPPETIHKVSKTGSTNAGGSSVNSGMFDDIDPLHGFGKPAPTFPSDTNTKRKDHSPSKEDKSSVKYSESESQKVHVEDFQESQQPIFDMPPVNKFSQRSVDRATSPPLYTETNSRASSEENVQPLDDIWLIVSEIPLFTQPTRAPPPSRPPPPIPRHASKSVRGSFVSNTTTFGNDYSASPKYSSFNPFQPAAKSPMSSSLDEFENGEEMDSNSASAAMKDAMDRAEAKFRHAKELREREHAKASRNKDDLSTEEREKSRLEREKGRQAVERATREARERAASEAREKASAEARLKSERAAVQRAQAEARERAAIDAKGRAERAAAEATEKAAVEAREKAARVKAAVARAEGEVRRRAERATVDKVAAEARQRAAAEARDRAAAAAAAKMNQQKNDDDLESFFSSRPSSAPRPRATSSDPAPDPLFQNRQEAPQRTSSTGGSSNMRKASSTTNIVDDLSSIFGAAPSSAGEFQDVEGETEERRRARLERHQRTQERAAKALAEKNSRDLQSQREQEERNRISETLDIEIKRWAAGKEGNLRALLSTLQYVLWPGCGWQPVSLTYLITGANVKKSYRKATLCIHPDKVQQKGATLQQKFVAEKVFDLLKEAWNKFNSEELF